One region of candidate division KSB1 bacterium genomic DNA includes:
- a CDS encoding peptide chain release factor-like protein translates to MPKSENDKPAETPLTISALKGEVEITAFKSGGPGGQHKNKTESAVRLKHLPTGIIVVATESRSQIKNRELAWQRLIEKLAKRRQKRKPRLRTQPSKAAKEKRLEEKMRRSSKKQARQKILIDD, encoded by the coding sequence ATGCCGAAATCAGAAAACGACAAACCCGCCGAAACGCCCCTCACGATTTCGGCTTTGAAGGGCGAGGTCGAGATCACTGCGTTTAAATCAGGCGGGCCGGGCGGCCAGCATAAAAACAAAACCGAGTCGGCAGTGCGCCTCAAACATCTGCCGACTGGCATTATCGTCGTGGCGACGGAAAGCCGCTCGCAAATCAAGAATCGGGAACTGGCCTGGCAGCGGCTGATCGAGAAATTGGCCAAGCGCCGCCAAAAACGAAAACCGCGCCTGCGGACCCAGCCTTCAAAAGCGGCCAAAGAAAAACGCCTCGAGGAAAAAATGCGGCGATCATCTAAAAAACAAGCCCGGCAAAAAATTCTTATTGACGATTGA
- a CDS encoding FG-GAP-like repeat-containing protein produces the protein MKIPFHLWSILCTLLITAPANSQAIRFSLRQMPVDPSGYGHGASFGSYTRNGRPSLFVIAYGTANYLYENTGGLFKDIAAAAGVQFGSDHDRGMASADFDNDGDLDIYLSAGYTGNVLWRNNGNDTFSDITSESGTHLGGQGQGVAWGDCNHDGRLDLFVCRTDGGNRLFIQRRDGRFYESSDAVSEKSESLQPVFFDVNDDGYLDILVTRRTGFSNLLYLNRGDGSFNEHAQQWRIDFAGANSQGAAVGDYDCDGDLDVFICDFSGHNLLFRNLGGYFEEVSEAAGVRSGNDHNRGAVFGDFNDDGWPDLYVTRSGENKMFQNNGDGTFTQVSAASGANDGNDGYSPSIADYDDDGDLDIFFTNTGQNSALLTNSGPSNNWIEFRLRGSASNRNGVGAKLTAWLNGRPQAQAIIAGQGYLGTGSDLTAHFGLGRSRHLDSLLVQWPSGMREKYYRLAANQKMTLHEGQAPPRDRTAPLISSLIVFAITANSAQIQWNTDEPSDARVEYGADSTALSAFVVDANFATAHAVRLNHLKSATRYYFRIIAKDEAGNTRIGLKQSFTTLPTTSVDANLEPLPTALGLQNYPNPFRDFTRFEIELPASGWLALKIIDLQGREVVTLAEGWRNAGRHFFRWQINSKQELAAGIYFAILWYQNGFAFSSGKPTPVVELRRPVFHLK, from the coding sequence ATGAAGATTCCGTTTCACCTGTGGAGCATTTTATGCACCCTGCTGATCACGGCGCCAGCCAACAGCCAAGCCATTCGATTTTCATTGCGACAGATGCCGGTTGACCCCAGTGGTTACGGCCACGGCGCGTCATTCGGCTCATACACCCGCAACGGCCGACCGAGTCTTTTCGTCATCGCCTACGGCACGGCAAATTATCTTTACGAAAACACCGGCGGTTTATTCAAAGATATTGCCGCCGCTGCCGGGGTACAATTCGGCAGCGATCACGATCGCGGCATGGCCTCAGCGGATTTCGATAATGACGGCGATCTCGATATCTACCTCAGCGCCGGATACACCGGCAATGTGCTGTGGCGCAATAACGGCAATGACACCTTTAGCGATATCACGTCGGAGAGTGGAACACATTTGGGCGGCCAGGGTCAGGGCGTTGCCTGGGGCGATTGCAACCACGATGGCCGGCTCGATCTTTTTGTTTGCCGAACCGACGGCGGCAACCGGCTTTTCATTCAACGCCGCGACGGGCGTTTTTATGAAAGTTCCGACGCCGTCAGTGAGAAAAGCGAAAGCTTGCAGCCGGTTTTTTTTGATGTGAATGACGACGGCTATCTCGATATTCTCGTCACGCGGCGGACAGGTTTCAGCAATTTGCTGTACCTCAACCGCGGCGACGGCAGCTTTAACGAACACGCGCAACAGTGGCGCATCGATTTCGCCGGCGCGAACAGCCAGGGCGCGGCAGTTGGCGATTACGACTGCGACGGCGACCTCGATGTTTTCATTTGCGATTTCTCCGGGCATAATTTGCTCTTTCGCAACCTGGGCGGTTATTTTGAGGAAGTTAGCGAGGCGGCCGGCGTGCGCTCCGGCAACGACCACAATCGCGGCGCGGTATTCGGCGATTTCAACGACGACGGGTGGCCGGATCTTTACGTGACGCGCAGCGGCGAGAACAAAATGTTTCAGAATAACGGCGATGGGACCTTCACACAAGTGTCCGCCGCTTCCGGCGCGAATGACGGCAACGACGGCTACAGCCCCTCCATTGCCGATTACGACGACGACGGCGATCTCGACATTTTCTTTACGAATACCGGGCAAAACAGCGCACTGCTCACCAACTCCGGGCCGTCCAACAACTGGATCGAGTTCCGCTTGCGCGGCTCGGCCAGCAATCGCAACGGCGTCGGCGCGAAGCTCACGGCGTGGCTGAATGGCCGGCCGCAGGCGCAGGCGATCATCGCCGGCCAGGGTTATCTCGGCACCGGCAGCGATTTGACGGCACATTTCGGCCTCGGCCGCAGCCGTCATCTCGACAGCCTGCTGGTGCAATGGCCCTCGGGAATGCGCGAAAAATATTATCGTCTCGCCGCCAATCAAAAAATGACGCTGCACGAAGGCCAGGCGCCGCCGCGAGACCGGACGGCGCCGCTGATTTCAAGTCTCATCGTCTTTGCGATCACCGCCAATTCCGCGCAAATCCAATGGAACACCGACGAGCCGAGCGATGCCCGTGTCGAGTACGGCGCTGATTCGACGGCGCTCTCAGCGTTTGTTGTTGATGCCAATTTTGCGACGGCTCATGCGGTGCGCTTGAACCATCTCAAATCTGCCACGAGGTATTATTTCCGCATCATTGCCAAAGACGAGGCGGGCAATACGAGAATTGGGCTTAAACAAAGTTTCACGACTTTGCCAACCACTTCGGTTGATGCGAATCTTGAACCGTTGCCAACGGCGCTGGGGTTGCAGAATTATCCCAATCCGTTTCGTGATTTCACCCGTTTCGAGATCGAGCTGCCCGCCTCGGGGTGGCTGGCGTTGAAAATTATCGATCTGCAAGGGCGCGAGGTGGTCACGCTGGCCGAAGGCTGGCGAAACGCCGGGCGGCATTTTTTCCGCTGGCAAATCAATTCGAAGCAAGAACTCGCGGCGGGGATTTATTTTGCGATCCTGTGGTATCAAAACGGTTTTGCGTTTTCGTCCGGAAAACCAACGCCGGTTGTGGAGTTGAGGCGCCCGGTGTTCCATCTGAAATAA
- a CDS encoding toxin-antitoxin system protein, whose protein sequence is MNTLTVRISEASRNVLRELAAQKGASMQTLLDKAIEAYRRQLFLEEINKAYAALREDPKAWSQVEKDRTAGGRHLDGWTHT, encoded by the coding sequence ATGAACACTTTAACGGTTAGAATCAGTGAGGCCAGCCGCAACGTTCTCCGCGAGCTTGCGGCGCAGAAAGGCGCTTCCATGCAAACGCTGCTTGATAAAGCCATCGAAGCGTATCGACGCCAACTCTTTCTCGAAGAAATCAACAAAGCCTATGCCGCACTTCGTGAAGATCCAAAGGCATGGTCACAGGTGGAGAAAGACCGTACAGCCGGGGGACGCCACCTTGATGGATGGACTCACACCTGA